A region from the Antennarius striatus isolate MH-2024 chromosome 24, ASM4005453v1, whole genome shotgun sequence genome encodes:
- the si:ch211-132g1.1 gene encoding T-cell surface antigen CD2 isoform X1 — protein MEMVLISSVALLLLCSSVSMDRVDQDCDSYAVRGGSFIVPLHHRLKAEERLKWVHGNRVVYYQRKMGIDQARGVTGNGSLKLLDLDQSKAGTYRPQVYHDGRLVGPLRPFSLCVLDSVPEPQVRFRCQPSSVRFTCSVEQQGEELSFEWLQNDKVLENVTNQMLPERTSRQVEHDSVRCRVSNRVSTRTSPPVQQNCTREDHSLLSDMTIWILVGVGGGVALLLLVVVIACCLWKRRRRSQQVKEEEELRLGWTHPHRHPHHHHHQQQPAGHTGPRPHRGRQQRSHPRPRGPAGGPQPSPRRPSQGSRPLRKSSEHPPPLPQPRNKTPRTPRV, from the exons ATGGAGATGGTGCTCATCTCCTCCgtggctctgctgctgctctgctcctcCGTCTCCATGGATAGAG TGGACCAGGACTGTGATTCCTACGCTGTGAGGGGGGGCTCCTTCATCGTTCCTCTTCACCACCGCCTGAAGGCCGAGGAGCGTCTGAAGTGGGTCCATGGAAACCGGGTGGTCTACTACCAGAGGAAAATGGGCATCGATCAGGCCAGGGGGGTCACTGGGAACGGGTCCCTGAAGctgctggatctggatcagagTAAAGCCGGGACCTACAGGCCTCAGGTGTATCATGACGGGAGGTTGGTGGGGCCCCTCAGGCCCTTCAGCCTGTGTGTTCTGG acAGTGTCCCCGAGCCCCAGGTGAGGTTCCGGTGCCAGCCATCCTCCGTCAGGTTCACCTGCAGCGTTGAACAG cagggggaggagctgaGCTTTGAGTGGCTCCAGAACGACAAGGTGTTGGAGAACGTGACCAATCAGATGCTGCCTGAGAGAACGTCCAGACAGGTGGAGCACGATTCTGTCCGGTGTCGCGTCTCCAACCGGGTCAGCACCAGAACCAGCCCCCCCGTCCAGCAGAACTGCACCAGGGAGG ACCACTCCCTCCTGTCAGACATGACCATATGGATCCTGGTGGGCGTGGGAGGAG GTgtggcgctgctgctgctcgtgGTCGTCATCGCCTGCTGCCTctggaaaaggaggaggaggagccagcaGGTCAAAG aggaggaggagctgcgtTTGGGCTGGACCCACCCCCAccgccacccccaccaccaccatcaccagcaGCAGCCGGCCGGCCACActgggccccgcccccaccgggGCAGGCAGCAGCGCAGTCACCCCCGTCCCAGGGGCCCCGCTGGGGGCCCCCAGCCCAGTCCTAGGAGACCGTCACAG ggcTCCAGACCACTGAGGAAGAGCAGcgaacatcctcctcctcttcctcagcccaGGAACAAAACTCCCAGAACCCCCAGGGTGTGA
- the ptgfrnb gene encoding prostaglandin F2 receptor negative regulator isoform X2 yields the protein MLCGLAVVWGAFLLGGVSSRVVTVSPGPLIRVEGQPVSIRCDVSEYGGPREQDFEWMMSREAGGQRMKIISTFDAGYSHPSLSKRVASGDISVQRLRDNEVELKVAEATAQDAGFYWCQTPSTDSVISGNYEAQVQLTVIPNSLQVAPQAPPPVVPEGSDLTLTCSVTRELVHPTYLSVTWSLKRGATSEEVLTFGPQGDVTVGPKFARRYADGSIRLVPGRNGVFDLVIYRVTSSDEGVYECNGTEWTHERGGRWVRIVQSTKEMGTVSVTPTGRSLSVKASSSSSSSSALLVAPGNTLTLLCSVAADNLPVLALEVTWLADGRDIITMERSGVVAPNASWSGGPGGRGQASLERTGAGEYRLGVRGVAGEDGGAYACRVRAFIEKGGRSAGGGGRWHMAAEKTSSPVTVKVAQIQPNFTLTLEPITTPQATAEPTELACHVTNITRLPPGGHLGVSWGYSPLPAAGTGDDRHTSHTVASLDGRGNLLAGAEYADRLGSGVLSLTRVPPDTFKLRFLHTQEVDMGRYVCVVSAWTPSSGGDLVKTTELQSPPQTVQWQVKRPSLNVLATPLRDTPVGGATFEMSCSVDTENLEEAGYSVLVQSQDGVEGSVRTIMTLSPDGVLQPGGATDPSRRDNLVLTKSGPAEFRFRLGGVQLGDRGFYWCDITAWTRPTGGHTWTRAAGAESNKLRLHFQENGPAFSIAIQSDTSSVYPHETAKMECSLSASGSPPKTDSRSGFITFTRSRGFC from the exons ATGCTCTGCGGGCTGGCGGTCGTGTGGGGCGCGTTCCTGCTGG ggggcgtgtcctcccGGGTGGTGACGGTGTCCCCGGGACCTCTGATCCGGGTGGAGGGCCAGCCGGTGTCCATCCGGTGTGACGTCAGTGAGTACGGGGGCCCTCGAGAGCAG gaCTTTGAGTGGATGATGTCCCGGGAGGCGGGGGGTCAGAGGATGAAGATCATCTCCACCTTCGACGCCGGCTACTCCCACCCATCGCTCAGCAAGCGCGTGGCGTCAGGCGACATCTCCGTGCAGCGTCTCCGTGACAACGAGGTGGAGCTGAAGGTCGCCGAGGCAACGGCACAGGACGCCGGCTTCTACTGGTGCCAGACGCCCAGCACCGACTCCGTCATCAGCGGCAACTACGAGGCACAGGTGCAGCTCACCG TCATCCCCAACAGCCTCCAGGTGGCGccacaggccccgcccccggtGGTCCCGGAGGGGAGTGACCTCACGCTGACCTGCAGCGTCACGCGGGAGCTGGTCCACCCCACCTACCTGTCTGTCACCTGGTCCCTGAAGAGGGGGGCCACGTCGGAGGAGGTGCTGACCTTTGGCCCCCAGGGGGACGTGACCGTGGGGCCCAAGTTCGCCCGGCGCTACGCCGACGGGAGCATCCGATTGGTTCCTGGGAGGAACGGCGTGTTCGACCTGGTGATCTACCGCGTGACCTCGTCCGACGAGGGGGTGTACGAGTGCAACGGCACCGAGTGGACCCACGAGAGGGGGGGCCGCTGGGTCCGCATCGTCCAGAGCACCAAGGAGATGGGGACCGTGTCCGTCACCCCCACAG GTCGCTCCCTCAGCGTGaaagcttcatcatcatcctcctcctcctcggctcTGCTCGTCGCCCCCGGCAACACGCTGACCCTCCTCTGCTCCGTCGCCGCCGACAACCTGCCTGTCCTCGCCCTGGAGGTCACGTGGTTGGCCGACGgccgtgacatcatcaccatggAGCGCAGCGGGGTGGTGGCCCCCAACGCGTCGTGGAGCGGCGGGCCGGGGGGGCGGGGACAGGCGAGCCTGGAGCGCACCGGCGCGGGGGAGTACCGGCTGGGAGTGAGGGGCGTGGCCGGCGAGGACGGGGGGGCGTACGCCTGCCGCGTCCGAGCCTTCATCGAGAAAGGAGGGAGGAGCGCCGGGGGAGGAGGGCGGTGGCACATGGCGGCGGAGAAGACGTCCAGCCCGGTGACGGTGAAGGTGGCGCAGATCC AACCAAACTTCACGCTGACCCTTGAACCCATCACGACCCCCCAGGCGACGGCTGAGCCCACGGAGCTGGCGTGTCACGTGACCAACATCACCCGCCTCCCCCCTGGGGGCCACCTGGGCGTCAGCTGGGGGTACAGCCCCCTCCCTG CTGCAGGCACAGGGGACGACCGTCACACCTCACACACCGTGGCTTCTCTGGATGGGCGGGGCAACCTGTTAGCGGGTGCGGAGTATGCTGATAGGCTGGGCAGCGGCGTGTTGTCTCTGACCCGGGTGCCGCCCGACACCTTCAAGCTCCGGTTTCTGCACACGCAG GAAGTGGACATGGGCCGGTACGTGTGTGTGGTGTCGGCCTGGACCCCCAGCAGCGGGGGGGACCTGGTGAAGACCACCGAGCTGCAGAGCCCCCCCCAGACCGTCCAGTGGCAGGTCAAAC GCCCCTCCCTGAACGTTCTGGCCACGCCCCTGCGTGACACCCCAGTGGGCGGAGCTACCTTTGAGATGAGCTGCTCTGTGGACACGGAGAACCTTGAGGAGGCGGGCTACTCGGTGCTCGTCCAATCACAGGACGGCGTGGAGGGGAGCGTGAGGACCATCATGACCCTGAGTCCGGACGGCGTCCTGCAGCCGGGGGGGGCCACCGACCCCAGCCGGAG GGACAACCTGGTTCTGACCAAGTCGGGCCCAGCAGAGTTCCGCTTCCGCCTGGGGGGGGTCCAGCTGGGCGACCGGGGCTTCTActggtgtgacatcacagcctgGACCCGGCCCACGGGGGGCCACACCTGGACCCGCGCCGCCGGCGCCGAGTCCAACAAGCTGAGGCTCCACTTCCAGGAGAACG GCCCCGCCTTCTCCATCGCCATCCAATCAGACACCAGCAGCGTTTACCCCCATGAGACGGCCAAGATGGAGTGTTCCCTCAGCGCGTCTGGATCCCCCCCCAAGaccg ACAGTCGTTCTGGTTTTATTACCTTCACCAGGAGCCGCGGATTCTGTTAG
- the si:ch211-132g1.1 gene encoding T-cell surface antigen CD2 isoform X2, whose protein sequence is MGIDQARGVTGNGSLKLLDLDQSKAGTYRPQVYHDGRLVGPLRPFSLCVLDSVPEPQVRFRCQPSSVRFTCSVEQQGEELSFEWLQNDKVLENVTNQMLPERTSRQVEHDSVRCRVSNRVSTRTSPPVQQNCTREDHSLLSDMTIWILVGVGGGVALLLLVVVIACCLWKRRRRSQQVKEEEELRLGWTHPHRHPHHHHHQQQPAGHTGPRPHRGRQQRSHPRPRGPAGGPQPSPRRPSQGSRPLRKSSEHPPPLPQPRNKTPRTPRV, encoded by the exons ATGGGCATCGATCAGGCCAGGGGGGTCACTGGGAACGGGTCCCTGAAGctgctggatctggatcagagTAAAGCCGGGACCTACAGGCCTCAGGTGTATCATGACGGGAGGTTGGTGGGGCCCCTCAGGCCCTTCAGCCTGTGTGTTCTGG acAGTGTCCCCGAGCCCCAGGTGAGGTTCCGGTGCCAGCCATCCTCCGTCAGGTTCACCTGCAGCGTTGAACAG cagggggaggagctgaGCTTTGAGTGGCTCCAGAACGACAAGGTGTTGGAGAACGTGACCAATCAGATGCTGCCTGAGAGAACGTCCAGACAGGTGGAGCACGATTCTGTCCGGTGTCGCGTCTCCAACCGGGTCAGCACCAGAACCAGCCCCCCCGTCCAGCAGAACTGCACCAGGGAGG ACCACTCCCTCCTGTCAGACATGACCATATGGATCCTGGTGGGCGTGGGAGGAG GTgtggcgctgctgctgctcgtgGTCGTCATCGCCTGCTGCCTctggaaaaggaggaggaggagccagcaGGTCAAAG aggaggaggagctgcgtTTGGGCTGGACCCACCCCCAccgccacccccaccaccaccatcaccagcaGCAGCCGGCCGGCCACActgggccccgcccccaccgggGCAGGCAGCAGCGCAGTCACCCCCGTCCCAGGGGCCCCGCTGGGGGCCCCCAGCCCAGTCCTAGGAGACCGTCACAG ggcTCCAGACCACTGAGGAAGAGCAGcgaacatcctcctcctcttcctcagcccaGGAACAAAACTCCCAGAACCCCCAGGGTGTGA